The window CTAAAAAGTGTTCTAGGAGTGTGTATTGACAGCCTCCAAATGAAACACATCACACTCAGGCTAGCTGAAGTTAGCCGCAGAGCTAGTGTTAGCATCACTAGCTAATTGTAATCAGAGTGGAACCAGTGAATTAGTGCAATAAGAATAACTGAAAATACGTTTGACATTTGCCCGTGCACCACAGTAAATTGCCCGGTAACTTACACTCACACCTTCGCAGTTCAAATCACCAAACGGAGTGAATTAATTCAGCTTCAGGTTCGCTTCATCTTCGGTCCTGCTGCGTTGCTTATTCGGCGCTCATTAGTGCTGTCGGCAACTTCCGGAAGTAGAACCTTTATTTTCCGCTGTGTCACAGTTCACGGCAGACAGAGCAAAGATGGCGTCGCTGAGTGACAAGTCAGTTTGGGACGAAGTGGAAGATGGAATCGGGGAAGAAGTGTTAAAAATGTCCACAGAGGAGATAGTTCAGCGAACTCGTCTCCTCGACAGTGAGATAAAGATCATGAAGAGTGAGGTGCTTCGTGTGACCCACGAACTGCAGGCTATGAAGGATAAAATCAAGGAAAACACGGAGAAGATTAAGGTGAACAAAACGCTGCCCTACCTTGTATCTAACGTGATCGAGCTGCTGGATGTTGACCCCAACGACCAGGAGGAGGACGGGGCTAATGTGGACCTGGACTCCCAGAGGAAAGGAAAGTGTGCCGTTATTAAAACTTCCACTCGACAGACCTACTTCCTGCCGGTCATCGGGCTGGTGGACGCGGAGAAGCTGAAGCCCGGGGACCTGGTTGGTGTCAACAAGGACTCCTACCTGATCCTGGAGACCCTTCCTACCGAGTATGACTCCAGAGTCAAGGCCATGGAGGTGGATGAGCGCCCCACAGAGCAGTACAGCGACATAGGAGGGCTGGACAAGCAGATCCAGGAGCTGGTGGAAGCCATTGTCCTGCCCATGAACCACAAGGAGAAGTTTGAAAACCTGGGCATCCAGCCACCCAAAGGAGTCCTGATGTACGGACCACCTGGAACCGGGAAGACCCTCCTGGCCAGGGCCTGCGCCGCCCAGACCAAAGCCACCTTCCTGAAGCTGGCCGGTCCACAGCTGGTCCAGATGTTCATCGGAGATGGAGCCAAGCTGGTGAGAGATGCCTTTGCACTGGCCAAAGAGAAAGCCCCATCCATCATCTTCATCGATGAGCTGGACGCCATCGGTACCAAGAGGTTTGACAGCGAGAAGGCTGGAGACAGAGAGGTGCAGAGGACCATGCTGGAGCTGCTCAACCAGCTGGATGGATTCCAGCCCAACATGCAGGTCAAGGTAAATATGCAGCCAGTCATTACCTTTTTATAACTGTATAAACAGTATTTGAATTGACATTATTGAGTATTAAACAAGTTACAAATCATTTACAGAATCATTCTAGGAGAAATGGGAGCTCTCCAGATAAATCAGACAACAAAATGACAACCACTTAAATATGATATATGGATACAATACATGTTTTCAGAAACCCCACATCAAAAAAGTGTAAATCTATATCAGCCTAAGTTTGTTCTACTTGACAaagtttcctttctttttaaattgccaccttgtcattattttaaagtttaactacataaacttttttttctagGTGATTGCCGCCACCAACAGAGTGGACATCTTGGACCCTGCGTTGCTCCGTTCAGGACGTCTGGACAGAAAGATTGAGTTCCCCATGCCAAACGAAGAGGCCAGAGCTCGCATCATGCAGATTCATTCCCGCAAAATGAATGTCAGCCCCGACGTCAACTACGAGGAGCTGGCTCGCTGCACAGACGACTTCAACGGAGCCCAGtgcaaagctgtgtgtgtggaggctgGCATGATCGCGCTGCGCCGCGGGGCCACAGAGCTGAACCATGAAGATTACATGGAGGGAATCCTGGAAGTCCAAGCCAAGAAGAAGGCCAACCTGCAGTACTATGCCTGAGGACacagtctgtgtctgtttttgtgtgagaGGGTCTTTGATTATTAAAACAGTTGTTGGGTAATCACTTGTTACAGTTGCTGATTAACTtgggttaaaaataaataaaatgtcaataagtgttgtgtttgttcttgCTGAGCTGTGATAAGACTGTCTTTTCAGATTAAACATAGGTTTTCAAACgcttgatatttttatttttttgttatttagaaaaaactGTAGGCATATTAAAATGGTGCCAGGAAATCCCCCAACATTAGGCGCACCACAAAGTTGTTTGGATAAATGTTGAGGTTTATTTATCACTCATGAGTATAGGCAGCCTTATGTTACTGcaggaaaatgtaaaactgcaCAAAACCAACAAGGCCTCATACTTACGGTCACAGTACTGTTTTTCACAGTAATACAAAGTAACAGGATGTGACACGATACATTGAATGTTGAGTTTTAATTAGTTTGGAAAACCATTTAGACTTCACAAGGGGATAAATATTTACTTGTATACTAATCCACTACTAGTTTTGTTTCCAGTATTGTTTGGATGGAATGTAACCAATAACATTTACCCAGGTACTTCATGTTAGTACaaattcctttttaaaacaactttaaaattcTACTTCACAAAGTTACAAACAAGGCTGTGCTAAGCAACTTTTTAAGAGATATGTGGTACTCACGACTGTGACGCTACAAACATGATCTTATAGAATATTATACGTTGTTTTAAATTACCtaacagaaaaaggaaagtcATCCCACATTTGACAGGGTCTGTCAGTACCTGTACTTTATTCTTTTGATTAACTCCCTTAAGTTTTGTATGACTATTTGATAATATTAAGTTCGTactgaaacaaatgtttgctAAAATAACAACCATCTGAGACACTTGCAGTTTGCTAAACCCAAATCTTTATGTACTTGCATAAATCTTCAGGTGCCTAATGTGTACTCAATTTTATGAAGAACctggaaaatgtaaacatgacaGGTCTCCACTGAAAGAAAGTGGGAGTCTATATCACTCACAAAATTGTAAGTCCACCTGTCCACCTTATGGATCCATCATAGAAATACATCCGAGTGTCAGCATCTTTCTGTATAAAAGTATGCTATTGTGACAAAGATGTTTCAGGATCGAGTAGTAATACTTGAATAAGCAGAAAACAATCACATATTTAAGGACAACAGTCGGCTCCCCGAGAtggtgtgttcatgtgtgaaggccatgcaaaaaaagacaagatatCATTTTTCAattctttacatttattaagAATGTAAAAAGAACAGCAGAGTATGTATCCTTccaaaacataatgaaaaactgaaacattgggAAGTGTCTAGGCTGATCCAAGTGATGAGTGTCTTGCTTCTCAAGAACAGGAGTATTAATCTAGAATCATGTGGCTTAtccacaaatacaaatgatgtaATAATAGAAGAAACTGAAGGGGAAAACTGGATAAAAGTGTCAATTTCAACTGATGTTATTTGTCAGTGGatataaaaaaatggaaaatgtagtTGCTCAGATTAAGCCTGACATAAGACGCCAATAGAAGCAGATTCTGAAACAACACTCCTTTTATTAAGAAACTTGTAAAGAGCCAAAACCAACAGGGAAATGTGGAAAGAGCAGACCAAAGAGCAAAGCAGAGTAAGGAGAACATATCAGTCCTTCCTCAGGGCTACAGTCTGCTCCTTGATGCCCTCCTTAGTGATGATGCACAGTCGAAGGGCATCTCCGGTGTAGACGTCTCTCTCCGCGGCCGAGATGAAGACATCTTTGACCAGCTGAACCGCCTTTTCCTGAGTCAGAGGGACGTGCTGTACACCCTCCATGTTCTTGAAACCAATCTGTCAAATGACGTGTTAAAAAGAGAGACATacattaatttacaatgttTACTTTATGGAAACTTGGCTGGAGCTTTGCATTGGCATTATCCTTTACCTGGTTGTCCAAAAGTGGCTGTAGCATGGCACTTGCTGATCCTCCGGCCTTGTAGGTGTCTCTCTGGTAGGAGCCCACTGGATCAAAACTGTACACTGCTCCCTTACCTATATTACAACAggaaatattataaataaaaacaagttaatacTACTTACACAATCCAGTGCGTACgcaaacaaaagcaatacatttaCTAATCTCAATGTTTGCAGCTTTAAAGTCCCTACCATGCTCATCCAGTCCTCCGATGATGTTGTACACGTAGTAGGGGAAGAACCTCCTGCCGTACAGGATGGTGGACAACATGGCTGCGATGGCGCCGCTGGTCATTGTCTTGTTGTTTGAGTGTTTGTACATCTGAGAGGGTGGGTAAGGACATTACTTCAAGTTAGAGAAGCGTAAATACATCAACATCACATTGTTGCAGGACTGTCAGAAAAAAGGATTGCAAAATCAGCTGAATGTGATGATTTTAAGAATGAGAATAAAAAGGGAGAGTGAAACCAAAAGCCTAGCTTAACCCGCTTACCTTTAGTCTGGCATCAATGATTTTGGTCAGGGTCAGGCAGTCACCATGGAAACCACTGCAGCCAATAACGGTGGTGTCTGTCCTGTTAGtggaaaaagaagcagaaaatgagTGATAATCAGAGCAACTTGCCTTGATTCATGTTGAATCGAAAAGTGAATTAGGTCCAAGACAATagcatttattttagctttctttttaatgtttgtatgcAAGGcgtaacataaataaaaagttgaattGTATCAGAACAGCAGTGATTTCAGTGGTTGCACTCCAAATTCAACTGATACAGGCTTTAAATGAAGTTCAATATAGATTTATAGATTACATTGAATACACCTTCTTAAACCTGCCGATCTTCGATTTATTGACAGTTCTCAGGATAATGGATGAAGTGCAGGATAAGTGACAGCGCAAACTCACAGCTTGTAGCATTTTGGCGAGTCGCGGCTGTGGATTGAGTATCCTTCACTCAGCCTGGTGTCTGAAGCAACGATGGCGAAGTCTTCACCAGCAACAGCTAGTACGgttctgaagaaaaacaaaacacaacacacatgtgTGGTTATTCATCTTATACAGTGCCTCACAAAGGAGGAAATTGTAAGCTAACATATATCATGCTAACGGAAGCTAAGCTACTGTTTCGAAAATGAAACTGTGGTATTAGCTTATCTTATCTGTTAAActaacatgttttcctttcatcCTAATTTGAGCTTTCAAAATACATAATGGTTATTAATGTCCTGGAAAAGAGTGATTTTCTCGTCACACACTTTCTGCTAACTTCACTTTGTTTAGTTTCCTATTGCTAAGCTGGTTAGCTAGTTAGCATAGTGCAGTTAAATGTAAACGTTAGCAGGCAGGCTAACCAGCCAGCGGCTAAAAAGTCACACTCACCCTCCGTTGAAAGAGTATGGTGAAAACTTGTGCTCTACGGGACCAGAATAATGATAATCTTTCATTTTCCCAGGGTCTTGGTAACTATGAGAAGAAAGCATTTTGATGTGTTCAAGATTCAGTCCGGTAAACTCGCTGTATCACTGCAATATGGAAGCCTCTTCTTCTACTGTGAGCTCACCCGCGTGTTACCGTGTAACCTGAGCGACAGCGCCTCCTCAGGCTGTTTGGATGTAGACCATGATACAGCTAAATACCACATtagaagaaaaagtgaatttcaAGTAATAGCACTGCATCAAGAAAggtacttaagtagaagtattTAAGATTACGAAAATGTATTTCCAGAGGCGAACCGTCAACCGTCAGGTCCAGTTTTAGGAATCAGTCCTGCCAAACTCTATTTGCaggcaaaaataataaaaattgtACATGGTCCATTTCCAGTAAAGTAGTTAAACACCCTATGACCATTAAAGACTCAACCAGAGCAGCCAGCTGGCGTTTTGTATCACTGCTTGAGAGCTTTGTCCAATAAATTAAAAGTACCAGAAGGTATTTTAATGatgcaaagacagaaagcatCAATCTTTTCAGAACACTAAAGATGCTGTTGCTCTTTGGTAGATTACATTTACCACAGTACACAATTAGCAAGGAGATTAATGAGTCGGTTTTAAGTagcttttattaaaaatacacttcatAATTCAGTGACTACGACATTATTAGCAACACATGTTTCTTAAGCAAACTGCCTACTGGGTGACAATAcaaaaaagggggaaacaaaatacaaaataatcttTCAAGCTGACTGCAAAAGTATCAGTTGGCTAATGGATGTTTAAGTTCAATGTAATTACAGTGAGTGGTTAACATTTTGTACAATTACTAGTTGAGGGTTGACAACTAAATCAATGCATGTGAAGACTTGCATAAATACCTACTGCAGCCATGAGGTCTCAGAGAGCCAGTGTCTATTACATATGACTACGCAGAGTCACTAGCACCATGTCATAATTCAatcaggattttttaaaaacaagattgCTTTTTACTGACCCACCTCGTGAAATAAATggtaataaaaaatagaaaaaccatagaaaatacaaaaccataaaaaagtaaaaagaataaCATCATTGAGCTCGATTGTCTCAGTAGTACCGGGTCAAAAGCACCATTTGTTCTCCTGAAACACATTTCCCACTGGAGAAATGTTGAGGGACAGACACCACAAGATTTATCAGTTTGAATGAATCAGGAATGTACTGATACCGTTAGTGGTTAGCAGATCACAGGAGGGTGTTTATTATTGACGATATTAAGTATGAGGTCTGGCTTCACAAAATCTCTATTGAACAGCGTTGCTTTTCTCAAGATAACGCCTCATCTAGATGTTTTTGAGATGTACATTTGAGGTATAATCACACATGATTTAAGGTTTGGCTTGGTGATGGAAAGACAGTTTTCTAAGCTGATGCCTTATAGATGTCATTAAAGCTGTCAcagaaaagataaatacatttattttctagtGTCAGCCTGTGTATGTACAGTTGGAAAAAAAGACTGGATTTACATTTGTGAGGAATTTGGTCAAGGTATCATTACTAAAGAGGCTGTCGATCATTTTTGAGCCGACTTGGACTTCTTAGGTGTTTTGgctcctcctttcttcttcgGTGTACTGAAATCTTTGTCGCAAACCTCACACACCCAAAGGCctgaggaaacagacagaattAATGAATTCCTATAAaagacacacttttaaaaagcataCAAACTATGTGAATGATGGTTAAAATGTGTGGTAGGATAAAAGTACTAAAGTTAACTTTCCTAAACAGTTCTCCAACCATGTAATTGTATGTTTATACCACTACATGCTGCTGCTAAGAAATTCTGGAAAAAACCATAAGCTAAACTATAACTAGCAGCTG of the Eleginops maclovinus isolate JMC-PN-2008 ecotype Puerto Natales chromosome 4, JC_Emac_rtc_rv5, whole genome shotgun sequence genome contains:
- the psmc3 gene encoding 26S proteasome regulatory subunit 6A, with protein sequence MASLSDKSVWDEVEDGIGEEVLKMSTEEIVQRTRLLDSEIKIMKSEVLRVTHELQAMKDKIKENTEKIKVNKTLPYLVSNVIELLDVDPNDQEEDGANVDLDSQRKGKCAVIKTSTRQTYFLPVIGLVDAEKLKPGDLVGVNKDSYLILETLPTEYDSRVKAMEVDERPTEQYSDIGGLDKQIQELVEAIVLPMNHKEKFENLGIQPPKGVLMYGPPGTGKTLLARACAAQTKATFLKLAGPQLVQMFIGDGAKLVRDAFALAKEKAPSIIFIDELDAIGTKRFDSEKAGDREVQRTMLELLNQLDGFQPNMQVKVIAATNRVDILDPALLRSGRLDRKIEFPMPNEEARARIMQIHSRKMNVSPDVNYEELARCTDDFNGAQCKAVCVEAGMIALRRGATELNHEDYMEGILEVQAKKKANLQYYA
- the psmb1 gene encoding proteasome subunit beta type-1, with the protein product MLSSHSYQDPGKMKDYHYSGPVEHKFSPYSFNGGTVLAVAGEDFAIVASDTRLSEGYSIHSRDSPKCYKLTDTTVIGCSGFHGDCLTLTKIIDARLKMYKHSNNKTMTSGAIAAMLSTILYGRRFFPYYVYNIIGGLDEHGKGAVYSFDPVGSYQRDTYKAGGSASAMLQPLLDNQIGFKNMEGVQHVPLTQEKAVQLVKDVFISAAERDVYTGDALRLCIITKEGIKEQTVALRKD